In Porites lutea chromosome 7, jaPorLute2.1, whole genome shotgun sequence, a single window of DNA contains:
- the LOC140943973 gene encoding uncharacterized protein → MVQMKAPLLYKFLTLIVVWLVLYLLIFWSNTRRHDPINRYLVRQNCDTKLNFGEMCPTLYTDLGGKCDLSGTVLDCPDIRHKAKARMRQAQLVMVRMLRIFHLIATKHNIRYWISAGTLIGAARHKGFIPWDHDVDIELTLTDYIKFVTVGSKDLPEDIFFQNSQTDSHIREAAIAEAQLTPKRHPSHPKIGYYKSPFNGRLRDKASCYGYCLLYGCDWHDGLQVDIFVTERKVKEVFPLKEMEFEGFVFPVPKNWTADLQRSYGEDVLKIPRQSSDQQPQILPHPTTNCKRLAEEKVEFD, encoded by the coding sequence ATGGTTCAAATGAAAGCACCCTTGCTTTATAAATTTTTAACCTTGATTGTAGTATGGCTTGTCTTGTATTTGCTCATCTTTTGGTCAAATACACGGAGACATGATCCAATAAACAGATACTTAGTGAGACAGAACTGTGATACCAAACTGAACTTTGGTGAGATGTGCCCGACTCTTTACACTGACTTGGGAGGGAAGTGTGACCTCAGTGGCACTGTCCTCGATTGTCCGGACATTCGACACAAGGCGAAAGCAAGAATGAGGCAAGCCCAGCTTGTGATGGTTAGAATGTTACGGATTTTCCATCTGATTGCCACGAAACACAATATACGTTATTGGATAAGCGCGGGTACATTAATAGGCGCAGCAAGACACAAAGGATTTATCCCCTGGGATCACGACGTGGATATAGAGTTGACACTGACAGATTACATAAAGTTTGTTACAGTAGGAAGTAAAGATCTTCCCGAAGATATTTTCTTTCAGAATTCACAAACAGACAGTCACATCCGGGAGGCAGCTATCGCGGAAGCCCAACTGACACCCAAAAGGCATCCGAGTCACCCCAAAATAGGGTATTACAAATCCCCTTTCAATGGTCGTCTAAGAGACAAAGCTAGTTGCTATGGGTACTGCTTGCTGTACGGCTGCGATTGGCATGATGGGCTTCAAGTGGATATATTCGTTACTGAAAGGAAGGTCAAAGAGGTATTTCCATTGAAGGAGATGGAATTTGAGGGGTTTGTATTTCCTGTTCCTAAAAACTGGACCGCGGATCTACAGCGATCCTACGGTGAAGATGTACTCAAAATACCTCGCCAAAGCTCGGATCAACAACCACAAATTCTGCCTCACCCGACGACAAACTGCAAGAGACTCGCCGAAGAAAAAGTAGAATTCGATTAA
- the LOC140943970 gene encoding DNA-directed RNA polymerases I and III subunit RPAC1-like produces MASVEDIRTRVTLQEHGVINTHSTDFPGNYSGYDDTWSQEKFEEKFQIDIIHLGKNELEFDMVGVDAAIANALRRILLAEVPTMAIEKVFIYNNTSIIQDEVLAHRLGLIPICADPREFDFRSEGDEEAKENTTLQFNLKVKCIKNKNAPKNATDPDELYIHSKVTTDLLKWIPVGNQARKYGPQDIRPVLNDILIAKLRPGQELDLKMHAVKGLGKDHAKFSPVATASYRLLPEITITKPCEDNLADKLVRCFSEGVIKVENEHGVKRAVVANPRRDTCSREVFRHEELKDRVKLSRIRDHFIFSVESTGALSSDVLVCEAIKVLLGKCRHFLSELDSHCVDT; encoded by the exons atggcgtctgtGGAGGACATACGAACAAGAGTTACTCTGCAAGAACACGGCGTGATTAAC ACTCACAGCACTGATTTCCCAGGGAATTATAGCGGTTATGATGACACGTGGAGCCAGGAAAAGTTCGAAGAG AAATTTCAGATTGATATAATTCACTTGGGCAAAAATGAATTGGAGTTTGATATGGTTGGTGTTGATGCTGCTATTGCAAATGCACTGAGAAGGATTCTGCTAGCCGAG GTTCCAACCATGGCAATTGAGAAAGTCTTCATTTATAATAATACATCAATCATACAAGATGAG GTGTTGGCACATCGACTAGGGTTGATCCCAATTTGTGCAGATCCAAGAGAATTTGATTTCAGATCAGAAG GAGATGAAGAGGCAAAGGAGAATACCACTTTACAGTTTAATCTAAAAGTTAAATGCATTAAAAACAAGAATGCACCAAAGAATGCTACGGATCCTGATGAGTTATACATTCACTCAAAAG TGACGACAGATCTGCTAAAGTGGATACCAGTTGGAAATCAGGCCAGAAAG TACGGCCCCCAGGATATTAGACCAGTGCTGAATGATATACTAATAGCAAAGTTAAGGCCAGGACAG GAACTCGACCTAAAAATGCATGCTGTTAAAGGATTAGGGAAGGATCATGCAAAGTTCTCTCCTGTCG CCACTGCCTCTTACAGACTTCTTCCAGAAATAACAATTACAAAGCCTTGTGAAGATAACTTGGCAGATAAGTTGGTCCGCTGTTTCTCGGAGGGTGTAATAAAAGTGGAAAATGAACACG GTGTAAAGCGGGCAGTTGTCGCCAATCCAAGAAGAGATACCTGCAGCAGGGAGGTTTTTAGACACGAG GAATTGAAGGATCGAGTTAAACTTTCAAGGATAAGAGACCATTTTATTT TTTCAGTCGAATCTACTGGTGCTCTGTCCTCAGATGTGCTTGTTTGCGAGGCCATTAAAGTGCTACTGGGAAAATGCAGACATTTTCTGTCGGAACTGGACAGCCATTGCGTGGATACCTGA